Proteins from one Candidatus Schekmanbacteria bacterium genomic window:
- a CDS encoding 4Fe-4S dicluster domain-containing protein, whose protein sequence is MIKSTLINAAIKILVKGDIEIRSYLCPTIKSPKSHCKLCVETCPADAIRLADEIIDEKKCFNCGICVSVCPAGVYSSRNQPDSKIVEEAKSAAVKKNDSISLTFSCGMVEDENETYKLKCLGRLNENIILWLKRMGIDEISFNRGNCGDCTLSAGYTVFKQNLRLSRLIEDSLGNDFWKKYKELSQSNRRVGKEGGVSRRDFFRAIRGKGLLKVGELVEDLSEKDKKSDIKKKGESPRRRLLKKIILPADKAAEEIEASGGIMLPFADALINDFCIACDVCAMLCPTAAIRKVTVGGEFKIQFYYDRCFNCGLCSEVCLTKAIELKSIFDAKRLETSSPKILKSFIKKICDLCGQEFGAVYENEAICYMCRKVGKSSNKM, encoded by the coding sequence ATGATAAAATCGACTCTAATAAATGCGGCTATAAAAATTTTGGTCAAGGGCGATATCGAGATAAGAAGCTATCTTTGTCCAACTATTAAATCACCGAAATCCCATTGTAAGCTTTGCGTTGAAACCTGTCCTGCTGATGCAATTAGGCTTGCAGATGAGATAATCGATGAAAAGAAATGTTTCAATTGTGGAATATGCGTTTCTGTTTGCCCTGCCGGAGTATATTCATCACGCAATCAGCCTGATTCGAAGATTGTTGAAGAAGCGAAAAGTGCGGCTGTAAAGAAGAATGATTCCATTTCTCTCACTTTTTCATGTGGAATGGTTGAAGATGAAAATGAAACTTATAAATTGAAATGTCTTGGAAGATTGAATGAAAATATCATTCTTTGGCTTAAAAGGATGGGTATTGATGAAATATCATTCAACAGGGGAAACTGTGGGGATTGCACTCTTTCAGCAGGATATACAGTGTTTAAACAGAATTTGAGACTTTCACGTTTAATTGAGGATTCATTAGGCAATGATTTTTGGAAAAAGTATAAGGAATTATCCCAATCGAATAGAAGAGTAGGGAAAGAGGGAGGTGTGTCACGAAGAGACTTTTTTAGGGCAATAAGAGGGAAGGGGCTTCTAAAAGTTGGAGAATTGGTTGAGGATTTATCCGAAAAGGATAAAAAGTCAGATATAAAAAAGAAAGGAGAAAGCCCGAGGAGGCGTCTATTGAAGAAAATTATATTGCCTGCAGACAAAGCAGCTGAAGAGATTGAAGCATCAGGAGGAATTATGCTTCCATTTGCTGATGCATTAATAAATGATTTCTGTATTGCATGTGATGTTTGTGCAATGCTTTGTCCTACAGCGGCAATAAGAAAGGTAACAGTGGGGGGAGAATTTAAAATTCAGTTTTATTATGACCGCTGTTTCAATTGTGGATTGTGTAGTGAAGTTTGTCTTACAAAGGCGATAGAATTGAAGAGTATTTTTGACGCAAAAAGATTGGAAACTTCGTCACCAAAGATATTGAAATCATTTATTAAAAAGATTTGTGATCTTTGCGGACAAGAATTTGGCGCAGTATATGAAAATGAAGCTATCTGTTATATGTGCAGAAAAGTGGGGAAGTCTTCGAATAAGATGTAA
- a CDS encoding dTMP kinase, producing the protein MKKEGVFITFEGGEGSGKTSAINFVAERMKKAGVDYLLTMEPGGTKIGEGIRKILLSPKSKGMAPETELMLYCASRSEHVRKVIKPALKDGKVVICDRFDDATIAYQGYGRGLKLDDIKKINSYVCEGLKPDLTILLDVDPVKGLKRASARNSKDGRWNEGRFEKEKIHFHNLVREGYLKIARSEKKRIKVIDSSVDLKKLQDSVWREIEAFLIQKELLLPFKES; encoded by the coding sequence ATGAAAAAAGAAGGGGTTTTTATTACATTTGAGGGAGGTGAAGGAAGCGGTAAAACCTCAGCAATTAATTTTGTGGCTGAGAGAATGAAAAAAGCCGGTGTTGATTATCTTTTGACAATGGAGCCGGGTGGGACAAAGATAGGAGAAGGTATAAGGAAAATTTTACTTTCTCCAAAGAGTAAAGGGATGGCACCTGAAACTGAGTTGATGCTTTATTGCGCAAGCAGAAGCGAGCATGTGAGAAAAGTAATCAAACCGGCTTTGAAGGACGGTAAAGTAGTCATATGTGACAGGTTTGATGATGCGACAATTGCATATCAGGGATACGGTAGAGGACTGAAACTGGATGATATAAAAAAAATTAATTCATATGTCTGTGAAGGTTTGAAGCCTGATTTGACAATTCTATTAGATGTTGATCCTGTCAAAGGATTGAAAAGAGCGTCTGCTCGTAACAGCAAAGACGGGAGATGGAATGAGGGAAGATTCGAAAAGGAAAAAATTCATTTTCATAATTTGGTTAGAGAGGGATATTTGAAAATTGCAAGGAGTGAAAAAAAGCGTATAAAGGTCATCGATTCATCTGTTGATTTAAAAAAATTGCAGGATTCAGTATGGCGAGAGATAGAAGCTTTTCTTATCCAAAAAGAGTTGCTTTTGCCTTTTAAAGAAAGCTGA